TCTCGATGCGATTGAATATGCTTACGACGCACTCGGCGACAGAATCCCCATACTGGCCTACATTCCTGCTCCATTCACGACCGGAATGATGCTCTCCGACCCGAACAAATTTCTCATCCAAACAATCAAGGAACCGGATCATGTCGCGGCGGTCATGGAGAAATCCCTCGCAGCGGCAATCGAATTATGTTACCATGTCATAGATGTCGGTGGACTGCCCATTATCGTTGATCCCCTTGCGTCGTCGAGCGTCATTAGCCCCAAAGCATATCAACAATACGCTCTCCCCTATGAAAGAAAACTCATCGATTTTCTACACCGTTACGACCTCGATGTTATACTACATATTTGTGGAGACACTACGCCAATTATCCATATCCTTCCGGAGACGCACGCCGACCTTATCAGTATTGACCGTGTGAGCCTAGCGGATACAATTGAAAAATTATCTATGAAAATTCGCGTGATCGGCAACTATGACACATCGCTGCTCGCCTTTTCATCCCCGGACGTCATAGCACGCGAAGTAAAAGAAATGGTGAAGCTCTCGATGAATGCGCACAAGGGTTACATCGCAGCAACAGGCTGCGAGGTTCCCATCCACGCCCCTTTCGAAAACGTGACAGCTTTCATAAATGCAGCGAAGGAGAACGGATGGTATTGGGATTAGACGTTGGGTCCAGCTACACAAAAGGAATTGTGTTTGACGGCCGGATAAGGGACAAGATCGTTTTCAAAACATCATTCAAGCCAAAACTGGCGGTCGAGAGAGCACTGAATGAACTCCGAGGCTACGACAGCATAGTCGCTACTGGATTCGGACGGGAGCTCGTCACGACGGCCGACAAGACGATAACGGAAATCACGGCATTTGCCAAAGGTGCATCTTATTTCGAACCTCAGCTTCGAACTATCATCGATATCGGCGGGCAGGATAGCAAGATCATCAAAGTCAAAGATGGGCGCGTCGACCGATTTGTCATGAATGACCGCTGTGCGGCTGGGACCGGAAATTTCGTTGAGAAAATCGCGCAAGCCCTTGACCTAAGCCTGGCCGAATTCGGCGAGTTGGCCGTGCATGCAGACCGTGCTGAAATCATTGATTCACTTTGCGTGGTCATGGCCGAAACAGAGATTCTTAGTCTCGTTGGAGAAGGTAAACGGCTTGAAGACATCGTTGCCGGGGTGTGCGACGCGCTCGTTCGGCGAATCGATGGTATAGGCAGCCAGATAGGCATTGAGGAACCAATATTGTTCTGCGGCGGCGGCGCCCTTAATCCCGGTCTTGTCAAATCGATGAGACGCATATTCAAGGAAGTCACCATTCCAGAGTATCCCCAATATGTCGGGGCAATTGGCGCTGCACTGTCGCTCTGACAGAGTTCATCGATTGTCCGTGCATATGGACTGGAGATAGACCATCATTTCCGACCCCAACCTTGACATCATTATACATATCACTATAATTTCACGTGAAGGATGCCATGAAAACTAAAGAAATACTGAGAAATATTCCATCGGTGGATAAAATCCTTAACTGGGATGAAATAAAGGAATCTCTCAAAATCCTCAACCAAGACCATATAACCAGGATCATACGCGATAACGTAGAAAACTACCGAAAACTTCTGATTGCCGGTGAAAAAATCGACGATAGTCGTTTGAAAAAAGCAATCTTAGCCGATATCCAGGATCTTATCACTCCCTATTTCTGCTATGCGGTCAATGCGCTCGGTATTGTTTTGCATACGGGATTGGGCCGTGCACCGTTTAACAAACACATTGCAGAAGTCATCCATGATATGTCCATGGGCTATTCACGGTTGCAAATCGATGATGATGGAAAGCGGGCTGACCGCTACAAGAAGATCAATCGCTTGCTTCAGATCTTAACCGGGGCCGAAGCCGGGATCATCGTCAACAACAACGCTGCCGCAACAATGCTCATCCTCAGTGCAATGGCAAAAGGCAAAGAGGTAATCGTGTCAAGGGGTCAACTCATTGAGATCGGTGGAGCATATCGTATTCCAGACATAATGGCGCAGAGCGGTGCGATAATGCACGAAATAGGCACAACCAATAGAACACATCTTAAGGACTATACAGGAGCAATAAATGAGAACACAGGTGCGATACTGCGCGTGCACCAGTCAAACTACCGTATTATTGGCTTCACCAAAGAAGTCCCATTGGATGAGCTTGTCGAACTGGGGAGAAAACACAATATCCCGGTTATCGATGACCTGGGAAGCGGAGCGCTGATCGATTTTGCCGCATATGGACTGCCCAAAGAACCTATGGTACAAGAGAGCATCGCCACGGGAGCTGACGTAGTCTGTTTCAGCGGCGATAAACTGATCGGCGGACCACAATGCGGAATTATTATCGGTAAGAGGCAACATATAGAGTTAATAAAGAAAAACCCGCTTACCCGGGCGCTGAGATGCGATAAACTAACTAATGCTGCATTAGAAGCCACGCTTCAAATGTTTCTGCTCAAAGAGGAAGATTTAGTATTAAATCACGCCGTTTTGGGCATTTTACTTAAACCATTAGATGAAATAAAATCTCGCGCGAAGCGTTGTGCGAGAGGTCTGAAAGCTGCATTTGGCAGCATCCTCGAGGTATCTGTACGCTCGGGCGTCAGTGAGATTGGCGGAGGTTCACTCAGTACAGAACAGCTGCCCACCTATCTGGTGGCTATCAAATCACAAGATATCGCGGCAAGCGATCTGGCACATGCCCTGCGGCGATACCAAACACCGGTTTTTACCAGGGTTGCCGAAGACAGTGTTCTCCTCGACTTCCGCACCGTTGTGAAGGGCGAGGAAAAGATAATACTTGAAGCCTTCAAGACAGTCCTCAAAATCTGATCATGTGTTTTGATCATTTGTATTTTACATTTTGGATTTGCTTAGTATTTAGATATTCGAATTTAGGATTTTCAGCAAACGGTCAGTATTATCTAATAATAACAACCGCGAGCAAGAACGAAGGAATCTGAAGGTGATGGATACGAGAAAGAAACACATCGTTATCGGTACCGCGGGACACATTGATCACGGAAAGAGCGCTTTGATAAAAGCACTCACCGGTGTCGACCCGGACCGGCTCAAGGAGGAGAAAGAGCGAGGTATGACCACAGACCTCGGCTTTGTTTTTTACAGCGCCGATGTAACTATCATCGACGTACCGGGTCATGAAAAATTCGTTCGGCATATGGTAGCCGGAGCATCGACTATTGACTTCGTGATCTTCGTGGTCGCCGCTGACGATGGAGTAATGCCACAAACGCACGAACACCTTGAGATTCTTAAACTACTCGGAATAAAAAAGGGTATCGTTGTAATTACAAAGAAAGACCTTGTTGAGAAAGACATGCTGGAAGTAGTAATAGACGATGTGAAGCGTGCCCTGACTAATTCTTTTCTGGAGAATGCGCCGATCATTAAGGTTTCAAATATCACCAAAGACGGTATCGAAGAACTCAGGAAATGCCTCGACGAGCTGATCACTCAGATCGAGCCAAAAACCGACCGTGGTATATTCAGGATGCCTATTGACCGCCGGTTCGTGATAAAAGGATTTGGCACCGTGGTTGCGGGCACGGTTTTATCAGGCAAAGTCAAAATAGGGGATACTGTCGAGCTACTACCCGAGAAAAAAAGTGTCAAAGTCAGGGGGATCGAAGTCCATAATGAAAAAGTAGATACCGTGGGCACTGGATTCCGCGCAGCCATCAACCTTGTAGGCGCTGACAAAGATGAGATCGACCGCGGTGATGTGCTCGCCCAGCCCGGTTTTTATGAACCATCGGAATACCTGAATGCATCTTTATACCTATTGTCTTCCGCTGGCAAGCCACTGAAGAATTTCAGCAGATTGCGGATACACGTCGGGACAAATGAAATATTCGGCCGCGTTGTGTTACTCGATAAAAAAACACTCGGACCAGGGCAAAAAGCAATGGTTCAGTTCAGATTGGAATCCCCGGCTGTCTGCGACATCAACGATAATTACGTAATAAGATCCTATTCGCCACAAATGACCATTGGTGGCGGCCTCATAATCGAGCCCAAAGCGACAAAAGCAAAGGGGTTTGATGAGGAAC
The candidate division WOR-3 bacterium genome window above contains:
- a CDS encoding uroporphyrinogen decarboxylase family protein; amino-acid sequence: MSDILTPRERFGLLVIDEKPDRCNTIPLITSHAATVKGMKLRDYYTNGENMARAQIAAIEKYGHDAISIFSEVGIIAEAMGTEFEYPENDLPIQRIPALQKQDIEEIEIPIPTSDARLPVYLDAIEYAYDALGDRIPILAYIPAPFTTGMMLSDPNKFLIQTIKEPDHVAAVMEKSLAAAIELCYHVIDVGGLPIIVDPLASSSVISPKAYQQYALPYERKLIDFLHRYDLDVILHICGDTTPIIHILPETHADLISIDRVSLADTIEKLSMKIRVIGNYDTSLLAFSSPDVIAREVKEMVKLSMNAHKGYIAATGCEVPIHAPFENVTAFINAAKENGWYWD
- a CDS encoding acyl-CoA dehydratase activase, with protein sequence MVLGLDVGSSYTKGIVFDGRIRDKIVFKTSFKPKLAVERALNELRGYDSIVATGFGRELVTTADKTITEITAFAKGASYFEPQLRTIIDIGGQDSKIIKVKDGRVDRFVMNDRCAAGTGNFVEKIAQALDLSLAEFGELAVHADRAEIIDSLCVVMAETEILSLVGEGKRLEDIVAGVCDALVRRIDGIGSQIGIEEPILFCGGGALNPGLVKSMRRIFKEVTIPEYPQYVGAIGAALSL
- the selB gene encoding selenocysteine-specific translation elongation factor; translation: MDTRKKHIVIGTAGHIDHGKSALIKALTGVDPDRLKEEKERGMTTDLGFVFYSADVTIIDVPGHEKFVRHMVAGASTIDFVIFVVAADDGVMPQTHEHLEILKLLGIKKGIVVITKKDLVEKDMLEVVIDDVKRALTNSFLENAPIIKVSNITKDGIEELRKCLDELITQIEPKTDRGIFRMPIDRRFVIKGFGTVVAGTVLSGKVKIGDTVELLPEKKSVKVRGIEVHNEKVDTVGTGFRAAINLVGADKDEIDRGDVLAQPGFYEPSEYLNASLYLLSSAGKPLKNFSRLRIHVGTNEIFGRVVLLDKKTLGPGQKAMVQFRLESPAVCDINDNYVIRSYSPQMTIGGGLIIEPKATKAKGFDEELISHLQRMEVGEPVVIVEEDLLANFDLPRKPEEIAHDVNLPLAETKNLIENLIQQGKIICLDEKRGFYYHQKNHEKLKAQIVENLGTYHKANPTGVGLSALELLKNISRGLDKVLLDRTLAKMEKEKIVRLTPDGKINLFEHKVVVDKDLDATIKKIEQLFIEGGYKPPSYQDVVTRNLDPENVVKKAYRYMLDTGLLVNAGEGIVLHQNYVKAAEQKLIEFLKTNKEIRVSQFRDLLDASRKFVLPLLIYFDTRGVTIKRGDVRVLGQKYR
- the selA gene encoding L-seryl-tRNA(Sec) selenium transferase, with product MKDAMKTKEILRNIPSVDKILNWDEIKESLKILNQDHITRIIRDNVENYRKLLIAGEKIDDSRLKKAILADIQDLITPYFCYAVNALGIVLHTGLGRAPFNKHIAEVIHDMSMGYSRLQIDDDGKRADRYKKINRLLQILTGAEAGIIVNNNAAATMLILSAMAKGKEVIVSRGQLIEIGGAYRIPDIMAQSGAIMHEIGTTNRTHLKDYTGAINENTGAILRVHQSNYRIIGFTKEVPLDELVELGRKHNIPVIDDLGSGALIDFAAYGLPKEPMVQESIATGADVVCFSGDKLIGGPQCGIIIGKRQHIELIKKNPLTRALRCDKLTNAALEATLQMFLLKEEDLVLNHAVLGILLKPLDEIKSRAKRCARGLKAAFGSILEVSVRSGVSEIGGGSLSTEQLPTYLVAIKSQDIAASDLAHALRRYQTPVFTRVAEDSVLLDFRTVVKGEEKIILEAFKTVLKI